The nucleotide window ttttttggccttttatttaattttggttaatataataaaaaatatttattaggaTAATTATGACATGGCATTATTATATGTGACATTGATATGACATGTTATTTATGTAAAGGAGAGTGAGCTACACACATAAGTGGAAGGGtttaaaagtctcattttaattgagtttaagggttcaatTGACAAATAATTAAGTAGAAGTGTTCAGAATACAAACCCATACAAGTAGGAGGGTTCATCAAACCATTCCACCTAaccaaaataactaaaatattacAGAAGAATAAAGTTCAATAAAAAGATAGAAGTGAAATTTTACTAGATAAGTTCGAGGTGTTTTATTAAGATTTAGGCCACTAGCTATGCTAGGAGTGCCCCTTGCCTTAAAGTTTTAAGTAGCTCATCGAAGGAAGCGTGAAAGTAAGCAAGCGCCAAGCAGCTGCTTGGTGGGACCATCCATTATCGGTCCCAAACTTAACCTAATACTGCCACCCCTAAGGTTGGTGTGGACTGTAGAATTATAAATACTCCACCATCCAGAGGTAGACCCACCCTTGGTCAAGGGGTGTCGAGCGATATTCCTTTACCGGAAAGTTACGGggtcaaattatatatatattgacactCTTTGACACAAGTGAAAAGATTAGTTCAGTGGTTAATGGGTTGCAAAAGTTTCTTAAAATTGTGTGTTCAAGCCTCGCAAATATCTCAGGTTTGAGCTCTGGTATGGAGCCACTACCCATTTTAATTGCCCACTTTTCATCGCGAATTCGGATTAATCGACCTCCAAAGTCCGGATACCACATGAGAAACCAAAAATACTAGTACTGCCTATCTCAAGATAAGACTTTGGTAATTCACGATAAATTATTGGACGGAATGTGGTGATTTTGTTTATGTGCAAATGCAATACTCAATTTTCTAGTATAATTTCCCTGCAATACCTAGTTTTCCTGTACTTGCAACATGATAATATCTAATGTTAATTGGTATGGAGAAAATATTGTTGGGAATGTCACCCAAATTTATAGTGCGCGATTCGGATTTAATCGATACTCCATGTTGGACTTTGAATGctgaataagaagaaaaataaaggaGTAGTactagtaattttttttcttctactattagagattattatttttttaaatgtgttttaaatCTTTCAAATGTGGTTCTTAATTGCCATTATacatgagaatttttttttatgacatatAAAAGTTGACTTTTACATATTAAGGCGAACTAGACTACATAGACAACTTTCTAAACTTAAGGATTTGTCAATAACATTACCCTCACAATATGTAGTTCccctttttacttttatttgttatatttaaattttgtatatttattaaaataaataaatcaatatgactattttatcatattattcCGATTAATAGATATTTAgtattaacttttttaaaaattatttaagaaataaataattaatattaaacgtacaatatgaaaaataataaacatcttttcttatatatatggAAAATGACGAAgtacaataaaaaattattttttaaataatgaacATGTTACAGAGAAATTTGGCAAATAGTAGCTTGCCAAACTTTTGGTAGAATCTGCCTAAACTAATTATTTTgcattaataataaaaatgcaCTTTATTCGTTATTCTGAAAAGGCGTGCAAAGTCTTgtgtggacaaataaaaatgaatcagtttttctatttttttattttatttttatggcgGGGAAAATTCACTGCTATCCTCACtcttatgcaatagctcgcaaatcaCACAAGAGGGGTAATCCGCACAATGCAACCCCAGTATGACGAGCTTGACCCAGAAGGCAAGATCCTTACTTTCGCTGACAAGGGGTTTCGAACATGGATCAGGATTCAGGAGTAACAATCTCTCTCATTGACTTTTAGATTCTTCAAAGAAATTAAGGGTTATTTGGTGTGAAGGATAATACCAAAAAGTCATGAAGTTAAATTATAGTGtcacttaatttgttgtttggttgaaaagtttgagataacttatcccgggattaataatttGTACGAATAAGTTATCCCTCCCCTTGGGTGGTATGTAATCCaggataaaataagtaaataacaaaaatatctctttaaatcttttttatacgtcactttttacattcatgaaggacatttttgtaaacaaataaattgttcttaaaatttattattttgaatacaacaaatcaaacacttaataaaaaataatcttatcaTAACTtattcaatcataaataatcTCATCATAAAttattcaaaccaaacaactCCAAAagtgttaaattattattatacttaTAAGTAAGACATATATATTTAGTACTAATGCTTTAATTAGTATACTCAATTAGATAACAAGATTTTGACTCTTCCCTAAATATATAGTTATATTTACTTATACCATAATATTAACAGTTTTTGTAACAGTAACCTCAACATAAAAAATCTTTACAAGattaagaaaatgataaaatcttacctaagaggatcaacaatgtctcatttaagaaaatttaaattgattggCTATATATGATCAATTGGAAGGAATTTAGTACAGAAGAGATTGattataactaaaaaaaatggagTAATTAATTTTGCATCTCAAGAAGACTGAAGAATAAGGTGAAATTTTTATTAAGATTAGATTTAGGCCATTAGGCACTAGTTAGCTCCAATACTGAACTGCACCTAACTAAAACTAGTACTGTCATCCCTAAGATTAGAACTAGTAATGTCATTCCTAAGATTGTGGTGGAGTGATAAGTATTACTCTATTTTTAATCAAAGATCTCGGGTTTGAGCCTTGTGTATGGCGCGAAACCGGATTAGTCGGCCCAGTACCAGACACCAAAGAGAAACAGGGAAAAAAACTAGTACTGCCTATCTTAAGATAAGACTTCGGTAATTCACTATAAATAGTTGGACAGGACTACAATTGATACTGCACAGATAGCCTACATTACTTTCTTGTTGAATGTTTGGTATGTAACTGAAAATCCAGGTGATTTTGTATATGTGCAAATGTAATACTCAGCTTTGTGAATAGTATTAGTATTGCTACTGCTCCTATTGAAAATTCCTGCAGTTCTCACTGAGAAGATACTCAGAGTCCAACCAAATGTGAAGAAGATGTACTTGCTAATAAGAGCTCCAAATTCAAATTCAGCTAAACAACGCTTTAACAACGAGGTATATATATACTACCAAACACTACTCCTATATGATTGTATGCAGCAGCAGTAGAAATAATAGCAGCTAGCACATTAGACTACATGACCGTAGTCATGCATTACCACATGAGAATTCAAGATTATCAGAGTTCACTGCTCAATATGATGTTATAAGTGCAGGTTATAAAAACTGATCTGTTCGGAGTCCTGAGGGAGAAGTTGGGCGCCAACCTACATGGCTTTATAGAAGACAAAGTTTTCCCAGTTGCAGGGGATATAGATTGCGATAGTTTGGGGATAAATTCGGAGCTGAAAGATGAGATGTGCAGAGAAATAGACATAATTGTAAACTCAGCTGCAACAACTAGATTTGATGAAAGGTAcataaagaatgaaattctttttcataaattagaatgaaaaaatttattCCATATTTTTGCAGATATGATACTGCAATAAGGACCAATGTATTGGGTGCCATGCATGTTCTCAATTTTTCCAAGCAATGTTCAAAACTTATGATGCTTTTCCATGTAAGCACAGGTCAGCTCcatcatttatatatatgtgtgttcTCAACcaaatttcattatcatgtgACTTCTTTGGGCGTATTAACTTTAGCATAAGGACTGATTCTTTTCAGCCTATGTTTGTGGGGAAAAGGAAGGATTGATACTAGAGAAGCCATTGAACTACTGTGAGACGCTTAATGGAAGCTCTCACTTAGACATAGACATGGAGCAGAAGTTGGTAGAGGAGGCACTAAAGGAACTTCAAGATAGAAATGCCACTGAAAAAGAAGTTAGGCTAGCTATGAGAGTTCTAGGTATTGAGAGGTAAAGCTATTCATAAGATCGATCTATCTCATCAATCAATATGTCCTATTCATTCAagacaagtatatatatatataaatgattctTCAGGGCAAGGCAACATGGatggccaaacacatacacATTCACAAAATCAATGGGAGAGATGCTTTTGGGACACCTCAAGGAGGATCTCCAACTCATAATTCTACGGCCAACAATTATATTGAGCACCTACAAGGAGCCATTCCCTGGATGGATTGAAGGAATGAGGTAATAATTATAAACCATTTGAGCACACAAGGAAATTAAAGAAGAGTAATTCTTACTAGTAAATCAATATAATCTGTTTCTTTCTTTCCACAGAACCGCGGACACGTTCATTGTTGGCTATGGTAAAGGAAAACAGAAACTTGCAATGGGTGGCAGAGAAACCATAACAGATGTGGTATGTGAGTCAGTCATATGTATATTTAGGGTACCTTATGTCAGCTGGTATAAATCAGTTCTAGTTACATTTTGAGTTCCTAAGTATTTACTAATTCCTTAATGCCATCTTGCAATTTTGCCTAGATTCCAGCTGATATGGTCGTAAACTCAGTCATTGCGGCAATGGTAGCCCATCGAAATCCATCTTCCCGTGTAGCTGTTTACCATATTAGGAGGAATCAAATCAAACTTGGTGATTTTATACGAATTGGCGTTGATTACTTCAAGAAGAATCCATGGATTGACGAAAGAGGAAAGGCAGTCAAAGTGAAGAAAT belongs to Solanum stenotomum isolate F172 chromosome 1, ASM1918654v1, whole genome shotgun sequence and includes:
- the LOC125853548 gene encoding fatty acyl-CoA reductase 3-like — protein: MQPQYDELDPEGKILTFADKGFRTWIRIQETTIDTAQIAYITFLLNVWYVTENPVLTEKILRVQPNVKKMYLLIRAPNSNSAKQRFNNEVIKTDLFGVLREKLGANLHGFIEDKVFPVAGDIDCDSLGINSELKDEMCREIDIIVNSAATTRFDERYDTAIRTNVLGAMHVLNFSKQCSKLMMLFHVSTAYVCGEKEGLILEKPLNYCETLNGSSHLDIDMEQKLVEEALKELQDRNATEKEVRLAMRVLGIERARQHGWPNTYTFTKSMGEMLLGHLKEDLQLIILRPTIILSTYKEPFPGWIEGMRTADTFIVGYGKGKQKLAMGGRETITDVIPADMVVNSVIAAMVAHRNPSSRVAVYHIRRNQIKLGDFIRIGVDYFKKNPWIDERGKAVKVKKFHLLDSLHKYIAIHYMQTRLGLHSKRGNRKER